One Citrobacter amalonaticus genomic window carries:
- a CDS encoding glycosyltransferase family 8 protein: protein MDSFPEIEIAEYKVFDERYDNNGNTLNISYGIDENYLDGVGVSITSVLIHNDINVAFHIICDKYTQSFVDKIEALVHEHKIKISLYLINVKCLEVLPKTQVWSRAMYFRLFAFDYLHHKLDKLLYLDADVICKGSLDYLLDLDLNDNVAAVVKDVDSIQSRVNERLPSFNLQGQYFNSGVVLINLRQWAENQLTARALSLLTGNDGSATFFKYPDQDVLNILLRDKVYFLPREYNTIYTIKSELNDKTHEKYLNVIHADTKLIHYTGATKPWHAWANYPSVIYYTTAFIKSPWKDVPAKDARTMVEYKKRYKHLLVQKHYLRGVIAGAAYLYRKILAK from the coding sequence GTGGACTCATTTCCTGAAATAGAGATAGCAGAATATAAAGTTTTTGATGAGCGCTATGATAATAATGGTAACACATTAAATATCTCTTATGGAATTGATGAGAACTATCTTGATGGTGTCGGGGTATCGATTACTTCGGTGCTAATTCATAATGATATTAATGTTGCTTTTCATATTATCTGCGACAAATATACACAAAGCTTCGTTGATAAGATTGAAGCGCTGGTGCACGAGCATAAGATAAAAATTTCATTATATCTTATCAATGTCAAATGCCTTGAGGTATTGCCGAAAACACAGGTCTGGTCAAGAGCCATGTACTTTCGACTTTTCGCTTTTGATTATTTGCATCATAAACTGGATAAATTGTTGTATCTTGATGCTGATGTCATTTGCAAAGGTTCTCTGGATTATCTTCTGGACCTTGATCTCAATGATAACGTCGCTGCTGTGGTAAAGGATGTTGACTCCATTCAGTCCAGGGTAAATGAAAGACTTCCCTCTTTTAATCTACAGGGCCAATATTTCAACTCCGGTGTTGTCTTGATAAACCTCCGACAATGGGCTGAGAATCAATTAACGGCAAGGGCGTTGTCGCTTTTGACAGGCAATGATGGGAGTGCAACCTTTTTTAAATATCCAGATCAGGATGTCCTGAATATATTGCTGCGTGATAAAGTGTATTTTTTACCTCGTGAATATAATACAATTTATACTATTAAAAGTGAATTAAACGATAAGACGCATGAAAAATATTTAAATGTTATCCATGCTGATACAAAACTGATTCACTATACAGGGGCAACAAAACCCTGGCATGCCTGGGCAAATTATCCTTCCGTGATTTATTATACCACTGCTTTTATTAAATCACCGTGGAAAGATGTTCCTGCCAAAGATGCACGGACGATGGTTGAGTATAAAAAAAGATATAAACATCTTTTGGTTCAGAAACATTATCTGCGTGGAGTGATTGCGGGTGCAGCGTACCTCTATCGTAAAATTTTAGCGAAATAA
- the waaO gene encoding lipopolysaccharide 3-alpha-galactosyltransferase: MTQTYFEAKVIQQTLDYNYAEHSDVDKFNIAYGIDKNFLFGCGVSIASILIANPNTSFAFHVFTDSFSNEEQTRFNALAKQYATQIVVYLVDCEQLKSLPSTKNWSYATYFRFIIADHFAGKTDKVLYLDADIACQGSVQELIDLQFAEHEIAAVVAEGESEWWTKRSVSLATPGLVSGYFNAGFLLINLPVWTAEDISRKAIEMLRDPDVVQCITHLDQDVLNMLLVGKARFIGKKFNTQFSINYELKHDVVNPVDENTVFIHYIGPTKPWHQWGNYPIAQSFLNAKKLSPWCNVELLKPKNSHQLRYAAKHMFNQKQYFSGLVDYALYFKSKIIK; encoded by the coding sequence ATGACTCAAACGTATTTTGAAGCAAAAGTCATTCAGCAGACTTTAGATTATAACTATGCAGAACATAGTGATGTTGATAAGTTTAATATTGCCTATGGCATTGACAAGAACTTCCTTTTTGGTTGTGGTGTGTCCATTGCGTCGATACTGATTGCTAACCCCAATACTTCGTTTGCCTTTCATGTCTTTACTGACTCATTTAGCAATGAGGAACAGACGCGATTTAATGCGTTGGCAAAGCAATATGCCACCCAAATTGTGGTGTATCTCGTTGACTGCGAGCAGTTGAAATCATTACCGAGTACTAAAAACTGGTCATATGCAACGTACTTCCGGTTTATTATCGCCGACCACTTCGCGGGAAAAACGGATAAAGTACTGTATCTGGATGCGGATATTGCCTGTCAGGGAAGTGTACAAGAACTGATTGACCTCCAGTTTGCTGAACATGAAATTGCGGCCGTGGTAGCAGAGGGCGAGTCAGAGTGGTGGACGAAGCGCTCAGTCAGTCTGGCAACGCCGGGACTGGTTTCTGGCTACTTTAATGCGGGCTTTTTGCTGATTAACCTACCTGTCTGGACCGCTGAGGATATTTCCCGCAAGGCCATCGAAATGTTACGCGATCCGGATGTGGTACAGTGTATCACTCACCTGGACCAGGATGTACTGAATATGTTGCTGGTTGGCAAGGCGCGTTTTATTGGTAAGAAGTTTAATACCCAATTCAGCATCAATTACGAATTAAAGCATGATGTGGTTAACCCAGTGGATGAAAACACGGTATTCATTCATTATATTGGGCCGACTAAGCCCTGGCATCAATGGGGCAACTACCCCATTGCGCAAAGTTTTTTGAATGCGAAAAAGTTATCACCCTGGTGTAATGTTGAATTGCTGAAACCTAAAAATAGTCATCAGTTGCGTTATGCGGCGAAGCATATGTTCAACCAGAAGCAATATTTTTCTGGTCTGGTCGATTATGCCCTTTACTTTAAAAGCAAAATTATTAAATAA
- a CDS encoding glycosyltransferase family 9 protein, producing MGLGAFHKKKRYCINKIKINFLSFFFASKKNAKINADKIQTCLLIHDNNKLGDLIVLSSLYRELTNRGVQLSILTTETGKAFLSGNSRIHQFYIKKSNAISDVLALRKRLSRESFDIVLDPFETMPSFSHSLLLSGVRHAHILGFDKWYKRYYTVYHPHDEKLTAHMCTRASEILRHFYGDESHEFDVSYDLPLPESVEKDVLNFVGDAKVIIINALGAKKICRLSDEQIGTIYSHLRKQHPDYRVIFTGLAEDIRAIAIPDIESLPFKEFIYTVALTKFSQYVISVDTALVHIASAYEIPTLALYPNARQTTYPSHLIWAPNNCNALQVVSPTYTVKDISLKVLTESVEGLLSKHQK from the coding sequence ATGGGTTTAGGTGCTTTTCATAAGAAAAAAAGATACTGCATTAATAAAATTAAGATTAATTTTTTGTCATTTTTCTTCGCCAGCAAAAAGAATGCAAAAATTAATGCAGATAAGATTCAGACCTGCTTGCTAATCCATGATAACAACAAGTTAGGCGATTTAATCGTATTGAGTTCGTTGTATCGCGAACTGACTAATCGTGGTGTACAACTGTCAATATTAACCACAGAAACGGGGAAAGCGTTTCTTTCTGGTAATAGCCGGATACATCAGTTTTATATTAAAAAATCAAATGCTATCAGCGATGTGCTGGCATTACGTAAACGTCTTTCCCGCGAATCTTTCGATATCGTACTTGACCCCTTTGAAACTATGCCTTCCTTTAGTCATAGCCTGTTGCTGTCGGGTGTCAGACACGCTCATATCCTGGGTTTTGATAAGTGGTATAAACGTTACTATACCGTTTACCATCCGCATGATGAGAAGTTAACGGCGCACATGTGTACACGGGCCAGTGAGATACTGCGTCATTTTTATGGCGATGAAAGTCATGAATTTGATGTGAGTTATGATTTACCGTTACCAGAGTCGGTTGAAAAGGATGTTCTGAATTTTGTTGGCGACGCAAAAGTAATTATTATCAATGCGCTAGGGGCAAAGAAAATCTGTCGACTGTCTGATGAGCAGATCGGTACGATTTATTCGCATCTCCGTAAACAGCATCCGGATTACCGGGTTATTTTTACCGGCTTAGCCGAAGATATTCGCGCTATTGCAATACCGGATATTGAATCTCTGCCCTTTAAAGAATTCATTTATACCGTTGCACTGACAAAATTCAGTCAGTATGTGATTTCCGTGGATACCGCACTGGTCCATATTGCATCGGCATATGAAATTCCTACGCTCGCACTTTATCCAAATGCGCGACAAACGACCTACCCCTCGCACCTGATCTGGGCACCGAATAACTGCAATGCGTTACAGGTGGTCTCTCCGACGTATACGGTAAAGGATATTAGCCTGAAGGTTCTGACTGAATCGGTAGAGGGGTTGCTGTCGAAACATCAGAAGTGA
- the rfaD gene encoding ADP-glyceromanno-heptose 6-epimerase, with protein sequence MIIVTGGAGFIGSNIVKSLNDKGITDILVVDNLKDGTKFVNLVDLNIADYMDKEDFLIQIMAGEEFGEIEAIFHEGACSSTTEWDGKYMMDNNYQYSKELLHYCLEREIPFLYASSAATYGGRTSDFIESREYEKPLNVYGYSKFLFDEYVRQILPEANSQIVGFRYFNVYGPREGHKGSMASVAFHLNTQLNNGETPKLFEGSENFKRDFVYVGDVADVNLWFWENGVSGIFNLGTGRAESFQAVADAALAYHKKSELEYIPFPEKLKGRYQAFTQADLTNLRAAGYDKPFKTVAEGVTEYMTWLNRDA encoded by the coding sequence ATGATCATCGTTACCGGCGGCGCGGGCTTTATCGGCAGCAACATCGTTAAGTCCCTGAATGATAAAGGCATCACCGATATCCTGGTGGTGGACAACCTGAAAGACGGCACCAAGTTTGTTAACCTGGTGGATCTGAACATTGCCGACTATATGGATAAAGAAGATTTCTTAATCCAGATTATGGCGGGCGAAGAGTTCGGCGAGATCGAAGCCATTTTCCACGAAGGGGCCTGCTCTTCCACCACCGAGTGGGACGGCAAGTACATGATGGATAACAACTATCAGTACTCCAAAGAGCTGCTGCATTACTGCCTGGAGCGCGAAATTCCGTTCCTGTATGCCTCTTCCGCTGCTACCTATGGCGGTCGCACTTCTGACTTCATCGAATCCCGCGAATATGAGAAACCGCTGAACGTCTACGGCTACTCCAAATTCCTGTTTGACGAGTATGTGCGTCAGATCCTGCCAGAAGCCAACTCGCAGATCGTCGGCTTCCGTTACTTCAACGTCTACGGACCGCGTGAAGGCCATAAAGGCAGCATGGCGAGCGTAGCTTTCCATCTCAATACGCAACTCAACAACGGCGAAACGCCGAAGCTGTTTGAAGGTAGCGAGAACTTCAAGCGTGACTTCGTGTACGTCGGCGACGTGGCGGATGTCAATCTGTGGTTCTGGGAGAACGGCGTGTCCGGCATCTTTAACCTGGGTACCGGTCGTGCAGAATCCTTCCAGGCGGTGGCAGATGCTGCGCTGGCATACCATAAGAAAAGTGAACTCGAGTACATTCCGTTCCCGGAAAAACTGAAAGGTCGCTATCAGGCATTTACTCAGGCCGATCTGACCAACCTGCGCGCTGCGGGCTACGATAAGCCCTTCAAGACCGTTGCCGAAGGCGTAACGGAATATATGACCTGGCTGAACCGCGACGCGTAA
- the waaZ gene encoding 3-deoxy-D-manno-oct-2-ulosonate III transferase WaaZ: MSNVKFITRAGVQQLIANRTSDNVIIFLSGPTSRGTPLSLLQNNDVITVNGAAEYLLSNSITPFIYVLTDARFLLQRRHDFYQFSRASKFTVVNMDVYEAATEEDKKYMRTHCLILRAFYKREKGGFFKKLKLEMLSKWNKHLLIRVPISKRKRLVGFSKDISSGYCSCHTVAYTAMQIAYSLGYDNTICSGLDITGSCARFYDESRNPMPSELSKDLVKILPFFQFMCENVDDFNIYNLSDDTAISYDIIPYIKAADVATLPSRQHIMNNAHGLHDRADSYVS, translated from the coding sequence ATGAGTAATGTTAAGTTTATAACTCGAGCAGGTGTTCAGCAACTTATTGCCAACAGAACATCTGATAACGTGATCATTTTCTTATCGGGACCCACCTCCCGAGGGACACCGCTTTCTCTTTTGCAGAACAATGATGTCATTACCGTTAACGGCGCCGCGGAATACTTGCTCAGTAATAGTATTACTCCCTTCATTTATGTCTTAACAGATGCGCGTTTTTTGCTACAAAGACGTCACGATTTTTATCAATTTAGCCGGGCGAGCAAGTTTACTGTCGTCAATATGGATGTTTATGAAGCCGCTACCGAAGAAGATAAGAAATATATGCGGACTCATTGTTTGATTTTACGCGCATTTTATAAGCGTGAAAAAGGCGGCTTTTTCAAGAAACTGAAGCTGGAAATGCTTTCAAAATGGAATAAGCATCTCTTGATTCGAGTGCCCATTTCTAAACGTAAAAGACTGGTTGGGTTTAGTAAGGATATCAGTTCAGGCTACTGCTCATGCCATACTGTGGCGTATACGGCGATGCAGATAGCGTATTCATTAGGTTATGACAACACGATCTGTTCCGGATTAGACATCACCGGGAGCTGTGCGCGTTTTTATGATGAGAGTCGCAATCCGATGCCTTCTGAACTGAGCAAGGATTTAGTCAAAATTCTGCCATTTTTCCAGTTTATGTGTGAGAATGTTGACGACTTTAATATTTATAATCTGTCTGACGATACCGCCATAAGCTACGATATTATTCCCTATATCAAGGCAGCGGATGTCGCAACGTTACCTTCCAGACAGCACATCATGAACAATGCGCATGGTCTTCACGATCGTGCCGATTCTTATGTAAGTTAG
- the rfaY gene encoding lipopolysaccharide core heptose(II) kinase RfaY, with translation MITETKIKNYTVFVKQDGEKYIDIFNDFLTYNLKVLKVFRSIEDTKVVLVDTDHGKYILKVFHPKVKNTERFFKSLVKGDYYEKLFYQTDRVRQEGFDALNDFYLLAEVKTLRYVHTYIMIIEYIEGVELVDLPVISADVKEKIKQSIQGLHRHGMVSGDPHKGNFILQNDEIRIIDLSGKRPSRQRMAKDRIDLERHYGIENNRKDLGFYLLVYKKKWRNFLRRLKGKSVR, from the coding sequence ATGATCACTGAAACAAAAATTAAAAACTATACAGTATTTGTAAAACAAGACGGCGAAAAATACATTGATATTTTCAATGATTTTTTAACATATAATCTTAAAGTATTAAAAGTCTTTCGTAGTATTGAAGATACCAAGGTCGTGTTAGTTGATACTGACCATGGAAAATATATCCTGAAAGTATTTCACCCTAAAGTAAAAAATACTGAGCGATTCTTTAAGTCGCTGGTTAAAGGGGATTACTACGAAAAGCTTTTTTACCAGACCGATCGTGTGCGGCAGGAAGGTTTTGACGCCTTAAATGACTTTTATTTGCTTGCCGAAGTGAAGACCCTGCGTTATGTGCATACCTACATAATGATCATTGAGTATATCGAGGGTGTTGAACTGGTTGACCTGCCCGTCATCTCCGCTGATGTGAAAGAGAAGATAAAGCAGTCCATTCAAGGGTTGCATCGGCATGGTATGGTCTCAGGTGATCCGCATAAAGGTAACTTCATATTACAAAATGATGAAATAAGAATAATCGATCTGTCCGGAAAAAGACCTTCCCGACAGAGAATGGCGAAAGATCGTATTGATTTAGAACGCCACTATGGTATTGAAAATAATAGAAAAGACCTGGGTTTTTATCTCCTGGTTTATAAGAAAAAGTGGCGAAATTTCCTGCGCCGTCTGAAAGGTAAAAGTGTGCGCTAA
- the rfaF gene encoding ADP-heptose--LPS heptosyltransferase RfaF produces MRILVIGPSWVGDMMMSQSLYRTLKARYPQAIIDVMAPAWCRPLLSRMPEVNEAIPMPLGHGALELGERRKLGHSLREKRYDRAYVLPNSFKSALVPFFAGIPHRTGWRGEMRYGLLNDARVLDKTAWPLMVERYVALAYDKGVMRTAKDLPQPLLWPQLQVSEGEKSLTCSAFSLSDERPMIGFCPGAEFGPAKRWPHYHYAELAKQLIDEGYQIVLFGSAKDHEAGNEILATLSDEQQAWCRNLAGETQLEQAVILIGACKAVVTNDSGLMHVAAALNRPLVALYGPSSPDFTPPLSHKARVIRLITGYHKVRKGDAAEGYHQSLIDITPARVLEELNSLLLQEEA; encoded by the coding sequence ATGAGGATTCTGGTGATTGGCCCGTCCTGGGTGGGCGACATGATGATGTCGCAAAGTCTCTATCGCACGCTCAAGGCGCGCTATCCCCAGGCGATAATCGACGTGATGGCACCAGCATGGTGCCGTCCGTTGTTATCGCGGATGCCGGAAGTCAACGAGGCCATTCCGATGCCGCTCGGTCACGGCGCACTCGAACTCGGCGAACGCCGCAAACTGGGTCACAGTCTGCGTGAAAAACGCTATGATCGTGCTTATGTGTTGCCCAATTCGTTTAAATCAGCGCTGGTTCCTTTCTTTGCCGGTATCCCTCACCGTACGGGCTGGCGCGGTGAAATGCGCTACGGCCTGCTTAACGACGCGCGCGTACTGGATAAAACCGCCTGGCCCTTAATGGTCGAGCGCTACGTGGCGCTGGCTTACGACAAAGGCGTGATGCGCACAGCGAAAGATCTGCCGCAGCCGCTGTTATGGCCGCAGCTCCAGGTGAGCGAAGGTGAAAAGTCGTTAACCTGCAGCGCGTTTTCGCTTTCTGACGAACGTCCGATGATAGGTTTTTGCCCCGGCGCGGAGTTCGGTCCGGCAAAACGCTGGCCGCACTACCATTATGCGGAACTGGCGAAACAGCTCATCGATGAAGGCTATCAGATAGTGCTGTTTGGCTCGGCGAAAGATCATGAGGCCGGAAACGAAATTCTGGCGACATTGAGTGATGAACAACAGGCGTGGTGTCGTAACCTGGCGGGCGAAACACAGCTCGAACAGGCGGTCATATTGATTGGCGCGTGTAAGGCTGTTGTCACTAACGACTCCGGCCTGATGCATGTCGCCGCGGCGCTGAATCGTCCGCTGGTCGCCCTCTATGGTCCGAGCAGCCCGGATTTCACCCCGCCTCTGTCACATAAAGCACGCGTAATTCGCCTGATAACGGGCTATCACAAAGTACGCAAAGGCGATGCCGCCGAAGGCTATCATCAGAGTCTGATCGACATTACGCCGGCGCGCGTACTGGAAGAACTCAACAGTCTGTTACTGCAAGAGGAAGCCTGA
- a CDS encoding glycosyltransferase family 52 yields MFLFICMTNLQLLIAKAIIEKEQLNNVDLLFIGDVGNGKNVCYLNKLKPLCQHVSLEANAKKTSIFKTLKRTLYAKKMMMTYKKKYDVVFFANFHVPLIHHILSVISFDEIRTFDDGTNNINKKSVMYLDSSVSFASKCFRRLMGRKYHKEDILKLDRIHYTLFPEKPNIIEKKEAITLICYNSVSSGTSIVKKILLGTVYSDAIDKKHGVLSLIQKVQSFIDDRKIDYYIPHPRELSYQFSNVENINSELIAEDIVLAFLQQGLRLELYGFNTTAQINLSNIPFIENYNLKSPLLKECFNHHLGFNFNDVEL; encoded by the coding sequence ATGTTTCTCTTCATATGCATGACTAATTTGCAGTTGCTTATTGCAAAAGCTATTATTGAAAAGGAGCAGCTGAATAATGTTGATCTATTGTTTATTGGTGACGTCGGAAATGGAAAAAATGTTTGTTATTTAAATAAATTAAAACCATTGTGTCAGCATGTTAGTCTCGAAGCCAATGCAAAGAAAACATCAATTTTTAAAACATTAAAAAGGACATTGTATGCAAAGAAAATGATGATGACATATAAGAAAAAATATGACGTCGTTTTCTTTGCGAATTTTCATGTGCCACTTATTCACCATATACTATCGGTGATTTCTTTCGATGAGATAAGAACATTCGATGATGGAACGAATAATATAAATAAAAAAAGCGTGATGTATCTGGATTCCTCAGTTTCATTTGCGTCGAAATGTTTTCGAAGACTGATGGGCAGGAAGTATCATAAAGAGGATATCCTTAAGCTCGACAGAATACATTATACTTTATTTCCAGAAAAACCTAATATTATAGAAAAAAAAGAAGCGATTACATTAATTTGCTACAATAGTGTAAGTTCCGGAACAAGTATTGTTAAAAAAATATTACTGGGTACTGTCTATTCGGATGCAATTGATAAGAAACACGGCGTGTTATCTTTAATACAAAAAGTGCAGAGTTTTATCGATGACAGGAAAATAGATTACTATATCCCTCATCCAAGAGAGTTATCATATCAATTCAGCAATGTTGAAAATATTAACTCTGAATTAATAGCAGAAGATATTGTATTAGCGTTTTTACAGCAAGGCTTACGACTTGAATTATATGGATTTAACACAACAGCACAAATTAATCTAAGTAATATACCTTTCATTGAAAACTATAATTTAAAAAGTCCTCTATTAAAGGAATGCTTCAATCATCATCTTGGATTTAACTTTAACGATGTAGAATTATAA
- the rfaP gene encoding lipopolysaccharide core heptose(I) kinase RfaP — MVELKEPLATLWRGKDAFEEVKTLQGEVFRELETRRTLRFELAGKSYFLKWHRGTSLKEIVKNLLSLRMPVLGADREWNAIHRLQDLGVDTMYGVGFGEKGLNPLTKTSFIITEDLTPTISLEDYCADWATNPPDVNVKWMLIDRVATMVRKMHAGGINHRDCYICHFLLHLPFSGNKEDLKISVIDLHRAQIRTKVPRRWRDKDLIGLYFSSLNIGLTQRDIWRFMRVYFSAPLRDIFRNEADLLIQAEVKAERIKERTLRKKL, encoded by the coding sequence ATGGTTGAATTGAAAGAACCGTTAGCCACATTATGGCGCGGGAAAGATGCGTTTGAGGAAGTCAAAACGCTGCAGGGTGAGGTCTTCAGGGAACTGGAAACCCGGCGTACGCTGCGATTTGAACTGGCGGGGAAAAGCTATTTCCTTAAATGGCATCGGGGTACTTCTCTCAAGGAGATTGTCAAAAACCTTCTCTCACTGCGGATGCCGGTTTTGGGCGCCGACAGAGAGTGGAATGCAATTCATCGCCTCCAGGATTTAGGCGTGGATACGATGTATGGCGTTGGGTTTGGTGAGAAGGGGCTCAACCCTCTGACCAAAACGTCGTTCATTATTACCGAAGATCTCACGCCGACCATCAGTCTGGAAGACTATTGTGCGGATTGGGCAACGAATCCACCGGACGTCAACGTCAAGTGGATGCTTATTGACCGCGTGGCCACGATGGTGCGCAAGATGCATGCAGGCGGGATCAATCACCGTGATTGCTATATCTGCCACTTCCTGCTGCATCTGCCTTTTTCAGGCAATAAAGAAGACTTAAAGATTTCGGTTATTGATCTACACAGGGCACAGATTCGTACGAAAGTTCCTCGCCGCTGGCGTGATAAAGACCTGATTGGCCTCTATTTTTCGTCGCTAAACATCGGATTGACACAGCGGGATATCTGGCGGTTTATGCGGGTTTATTTTTCGGCTCCATTACGTGATATATTTCGTAATGAAGCAGACCTGTTAATCCAGGCAGAAGTAAAAGCAGAGCGAATAAAAGAACGAACACTGAGGAAAAAATTATAA
- the rfaC gene encoding lipopolysaccharide heptosyltransferase RfaC yields the protein MRVLIVKTSSMGDVLHTLPALTDAQQAIPDIQFDWVVEEGFAQIPSWHAAVNRVIPVAIRRWRKAWFSAPIKAERKAFRDAVQAEHYDAIIDAQGLVKSAALVARLAHGVKHGMDWQTAREPLASLFYNRRHHIARQQHAVERTRELFAKSLGYQKPASQGDYAIAQHFLTFGNTDEQPYAVFLHATTRDDKHWPEANWRALIGLLADSGISIKLPWGAPHEEARAKRLSEGFAHVEVLPRMTLEGVARVLAGAKFVVSVDTGLSHLTAALDRPNVTLYGPTDPGLIGGYGKNQVACRAPGNQLAMLNADSVRDELSSLL from the coding sequence ATGCGGGTTCTGATCGTCAAAACGTCCTCAATGGGTGATGTGCTACATACCCTGCCGGCACTCACGGATGCGCAACAGGCTATCCCGGATATTCAGTTTGACTGGGTGGTTGAAGAAGGGTTTGCGCAGATACCGTCCTGGCATGCCGCGGTGAACCGTGTCATCCCCGTGGCGATTCGCCGCTGGCGTAAAGCCTGGTTTTCCGCGCCGATTAAAGCAGAACGCAAAGCCTTTCGCGATGCCGTACAGGCTGAGCACTATGACGCTATCATCGACGCCCAGGGACTGGTGAAAAGCGCGGCGCTGGTCGCGCGTCTGGCGCACGGGGTTAAACACGGCATGGACTGGCAAACCGCGCGTGAACCGCTGGCCAGCCTGTTCTATAATCGCCGCCATCATATTGCCAGACAACAGCATGCCGTAGAGCGTACACGCGAACTGTTTGCAAAAAGCTTAGGCTATCAAAAACCGGCGTCGCAGGGCGATTATGCCATTGCGCAGCATTTCCTTACCTTCGGAAATACGGATGAACAGCCCTATGCCGTATTTTTGCATGCCACAACGCGCGATGATAAGCACTGGCCGGAGGCAAACTGGCGAGCGTTAATCGGTCTGTTGGCTGACAGTGGGATAAGCATTAAATTGCCCTGGGGTGCGCCTCATGAAGAAGCACGGGCGAAGAGGTTATCTGAGGGATTCGCTCACGTTGAAGTATTACCGCGAATGACGCTGGAAGGCGTCGCACGCGTGCTGGCGGGAGCAAAATTTGTCGTTTCAGTCGATACGGGGTTAAGCCATCTGACCGCCGCACTCGATCGACCTAACGTCACGTTGTACGGTCCTACGGATCCAGGGCTTATTGGTGGTTACGGGAAGAACCAGGTGGCGTGTCGTGCGCCAGGAAATCAATTAGCAATGCTAAATGCTGATTCAGTCCGCGACGAACTATCATCATTATTATAA
- the waaB gene encoding lipopolysaccharide 1,6-galactosyltransferase, which yields MPVRTGLKIAFIGEAVSGFGGMETVIRDVINNFQAEHSAIQCEMFFFCRHDKMDKAWLSGINYSCSFSTIRLGFLRRAKHIHTFSHWLKKTEPDVVICIDVLSCLFASKARKKSGQNFTIFSWPHFSLDHKKHAECVSWADYHLAISSGIKQQMIARGIDQKDITVVYNPVSRKSEIIPQPEKGQPAVFLYVGRMKFEGQKRIKDLLDGLSHAEGEWRLHVVGDGSDFEKCQSYGRELGIDERITWHGWQVSPWDVVQNKIKNVTALLLTSSFEGFPMTLLEAMSYGIPCISSDCMSGPRDMIKPGINGDLYPPNDLEQFTHLINQILSGQMKYDSHLIPETIDNFYNEVYFQHLRSAIFSKINK from the coding sequence ATGCCGGTTCGAACGGGGTTAAAAATCGCATTTATTGGCGAAGCTGTGTCCGGGTTTGGTGGAATGGAAACGGTCATCCGGGATGTTATCAACAACTTTCAGGCCGAACATTCTGCAATCCAGTGTGAGATGTTTTTCTTTTGCCGACATGACAAAATGGATAAGGCATGGTTAAGCGGTATTAACTATTCATGCTCTTTCTCCACTATCCGTCTGGGCTTTTTACGTCGGGCAAAGCATATCCATACGTTTAGCCACTGGCTAAAGAAAACAGAACCCGATGTGGTGATCTGTATTGATGTGCTGTCTTGCCTGTTTGCCAGTAAAGCGCGGAAGAAATCAGGCCAAAATTTTACGATATTCTCCTGGCCACATTTTTCTCTGGATCATAAAAAACACGCCGAATGTGTTAGCTGGGCTGATTATCATCTGGCAATCAGTAGCGGTATTAAACAACAGATGATCGCGCGGGGTATTGATCAAAAGGACATTACCGTTGTTTATAATCCCGTTTCCAGAAAATCAGAGATTATTCCGCAACCAGAAAAAGGCCAACCCGCGGTCTTTCTGTATGTCGGAAGGATGAAGTTTGAAGGGCAAAAAAGAATTAAGGACCTGCTGGATGGATTATCCCATGCAGAAGGCGAATGGCGGTTGCATGTGGTTGGTGACGGTTCAGATTTTGAAAAATGTCAGTCCTATGGACGAGAACTGGGTATTGACGAGCGTATAACCTGGCATGGTTGGCAGGTCTCTCCCTGGGATGTGGTGCAAAACAAGATAAAGAACGTCACGGCACTGTTGTTGACATCATCATTCGAGGGCTTTCCGATGACCCTGCTGGAAGCCATGTCGTATGGCATTCCGTGCATTAGCTCTGACTGTATGTCTGGTCCACGGGATATGATCAAACCAGGTATCAATGGCGATTTGTATCCGCCGAACGATCTTGAACAGTTTACTCATCTGATCAACCAAATCCTCTCTGGTCAAATGAAGTATGATAGTCATCTGATTCCTGAGACGATAGATAACTTCTATAATGAAGTCTATTTTCAACATTTAAGAAGTGCGATATTCTCCAAAATCAATAAGTGA